In a genomic window of Gossypium arboreum isolate Shixiya-1 chromosome 7, ASM2569848v2, whole genome shotgun sequence:
- the LOC108468135 gene encoding acid phosphatase 1, whose protein sequence is MLFLKLFLLFSLFSFTFSHDAAFDPHLLPRPLIIQPEDIETLFEKFDDELNLHCTSWRFSVEANNLSPWKTIPEECLGYVKEYMTGRGYKLDLERVSSEAGVYAKNLELSGDGKDVWIFDIDETLLSNLPYYIEHGYGLEIFDPIEFDKWVQKGMAPAIEPSLKLYEKILDLGFKVFLLTGRNEKHRSITIENLTKAGFQRWDKLILRDSEQHGKLAVVFKSEKRSEMVEEGYRIVGNSGDQWSDLLGADPSRRSFKLPNPMYYIP, encoded by the exons ATGCTTTTCTTAAAACTTttccttctcttttctttgttttccttcACTTTCTCTCACGATGCCGCCTTTGACCCTCATCTTCTCCCCAGACCATTAATCATACAACCAGAAGATATCGAGACCCTGTTTGAAAAATTCGATGATGAACTCAACTTACACTGTACCAGTTGGAGATTTTCCGTCGAAGCCAACAATTTGAGTCCCTGGAAGACGATTCCCGAGGAATGTCTGGGCTATGTTAAAGAATATATGACCGGTCGTGGTTATAAACTGGATCTCGAAAGGGTTTCGAGTGAGGCTGGGGTTTACGCCAAAAACCTCGAGTTGAGTGGAGATGGAAAAGATGTTTGGATTTTTGATATTGATGAGACTTTGTTGTCCAATCTTCCTTACTACATTGAGCATGGTTATGG GTTGGAGATTTTTGATCCTATtgaatttgataagtgggttCAAAAGGGAATGGCACCAGCGATTGAACCAAGCCTGAAACTTTATGAAAAGATTTTAGATTTAGGGTTCAAAGTTTTCTTACTCACCGGTCGAAATGAAAAACACAGGTCTATTACaatcgaaaatcttaccaaagcAGGGTTTCAACGTTGGGACAAGCTGATTTTAAG GGACTCGGAACAGCACGGCAAGCTAGCGGTGGTTTTTAAGTCGGAGAAAAGGAGTGAGATGGTAGAAGAGGGATATAGGATTGTGGGTAACTCCGGGGATCAATGGAGCGATTTATTGGGCGCCGACCCATCGAGACGTTCGTTCAAGTTACCGaatcctatgtactacattcccTAG
- the LOC108485990 gene encoding L-type lectin-domain containing receptor kinase IV.1-like — protein sequence MDVCFSFRLAIVQLSLMISLAGSDDVEFIYNGFRSANLTLNGIAQLTSTGLLKLTNETKRSTGQAFYPYHINFKNSTNSSVSSFSTTFVFAILSKYHGLSSNGMAFVISPCRNFSGAGGSQYLGLFNKSSNGKATNHIVAVELDTVQSTDLNDINENHVGIDINGLISEKAFPAGYYEDGNGRRQFRNLSLISGQRLQVWVEYDGVGKRMDVTLAPFKVSKPKTPLLSLHRDLSSIVNNEMYVGFSSSTATILSSHYVLGWSFKMNGQAKDLTLSQLPKLPKPKKISRLFTIGLPFILVTAILVAVSGVVYSTRRKRKFAEVIEDWELEYGPHRFKFKDLYFVTKGFKDEELLGAGGFGRVYKGTLPTSKLEVAVKRVSHESRQGMKEFVAEIVSIGRLRHRNLVQLLGYCRRKGELLLVYDYMPNGSLDKYLYNQPKLTLNWSQRFKVIKGVASGLLYLHEEWEQVVIHRDVKASNVLLDSELNGRLGDFGLARLYDHGTEPYTTHVVGTIGYIAPEHTRTGKATPCTDVFAFGAFLLEIACGRRPISQSPVDEVILVDWVYSCWRKGDIVEAKDPNLGSNYELEEVELVLKLGLICSHSEPEARPTMRHVVQFLERNMALPEISSFSLSSSGLAFAHREGFDEFAKSMSYTSSFSKGFSHSSSVAPSVLSGGR from the coding sequence ATGGACGTGTGTTTCAGTTTCAGATTAGCAATTGTTCAGCTATCCCTTATGATAAGCTTAGCAGGCAGCGATGATGTTGAATTCATCTACAATGGCTTCCGATCAGCCAATCTAACCCTTAATGGCATCGCACAGCTCACTTCCACTGGGCTCCTAAAGCTCACCAATGAAACCAAGAGAAGCACAGGCCAAGCTTTCTACCCTTACCATATAAACTTCAAGAACTCAACCAATAGTTCCGTTTCTTCCTTCTCTACCACCTTTGTGTTCGCTATTCTTTCCAAATACCATGGTTTAAGCAGTAACGGAATGGCTTTCGTGATTTCACCCTGCAGGAACTTCTCCGGAGCAGGTGGAAGCCAGTATCTCGGACTCTTCAACAAGTCCAGTAACGGAAAAGCTACAAACCACATTGTTGCTGTAGAACTCGACACAGTACAAAGTACCGACTTGAATGACATCAATGAGAATCACGTTGGGATTGATATTAATGGGTTAATTTCTGAAAAAGCTTTTCCTGCTGGATATTACGAGGATGGCAATGGCAGACGTCAGTTTAGAAACCTGAGTCTGATCAGCGGGCAAAGGTTACAAGTTTGGGTGGAATACGATGGTGTAGGTAAGCGAATGGATGTTACTTTAGCTCCATTTAAAGTTTCTAAACCCAAGACTCCACTTCTATCTTTGCATCGTGATCTCTCTTCAATTGTTAACAATGAGATGTATGTTGGGTTTTCATCCTCAACTGCTACTATTCTCTCATCGCATTATGTCTTGGGTTGGAGCTTTAAGATGAATGGTCAAGCAAAAGACCTTACCCTGTCTCAACTTCCAAAGCTTCCTAAACCAAAGAAAATATCAAGGCTTTTCACAATTGGGTTGCCTTTCATTTTAGTGACTGCGATTTTGGTAGCAGTTTCAGGTGTTGTTTATTCTACAAGGAGGAAGAGGAAGTTTGCTGAAGTTATTGAAGATTGGGAGCTTGAGTATGGTCCTCATAGATTCAAGTTTAAAGATCTATACTTTGTTACAAAAGGATTCAAAGACGAGGAGCTATTGGGTGCTGGTGGATTTGGAAGAGTCTATAAAGGAACTCTTCCAACTAGTAAACTTGAGGTTGCAGTGAAAAGAGTCTCACATGAATCAAGACAAGGGATGAAAGAATTCGTGGCAGAAATCGTGAGTATTGGTCGTCTCCGTCACCGAAATTTAGTTCAACTCTTGGGATATTGCCGACGTAAAGGTGAGCTACTTCTAGTCTATGACTACATGCCTAATGGAAGTCTAGACAAGTACTTGTACAACCAGCCAAAGCTCACCCTTAATTGGAGCCAAAGGTTCAAAGTCATCAAAGGTGTAGCATCAGGATTGCTTTATTTACATGAAGAATGGGAGCAAGTTGTGATTCATAGGGATGTTAAGGCTAGCAATGTTTTGCTTGACAGTGAATTAAATGGAAGATTGGGAGATTTTGGGCTTGCTAGATTATATGATCATGGAACTGAACCATACACAACACATGTTGTGGGTACAATCGGTTATATAGCTCCAGAGCATACTCGGACCGGTAAAGCCACACCCTGCACTGATGTGTTTGCTTTTGGGGCATTTCTGCTTGAAATTGCTTGTGGAAGAAGGCCGATATCACAATCCCCGGTAGATGAAGTCATTTTGGTTGATTGGGTGTATTCTTGTTGGCGCAAAGGTGATATTGTTGAGGCAAAGGATCCAAATTTGGGTTCAAATTATGAATTAGAGGAAGTTGAGTTGGTTTTAAAACTTGGGTTGATATGCTCTCACTCGGAGCCTGAAGCAAGACCAACTATGCGCCATGTTGTTCAGTTTTTAGAAAGGAATATGGCTTTGCCAgaaatatcatcatttagtctCTCCTCTAGTGGCCTAGCATTTGCCCATCGTGAAGGCTTCGATGAATTTGCCAAGTCCATGTCATATACATCTTCCTTCTCCAAGGGATTCTCCCATTCTTCTTCTGTTGCACCGTCTGTACTTTCCGGTGGCCGATGA
- the LOC108476246 gene encoding F-box protein At5g07610-like, whose product MCKLSYQVNKPEYGFIPLGNKSSTDDAPSKYLDFINHPSGLKVVQSCNGLLLCSSSRYYNNFNYDYYIYNPTTKQFVTIPLPSNLQNARIVCRLSLAFDPTKSLHYRVVCVRNPDPWLNISDDPESDYVSQQIEIYSSQTRSLRLSGKSFLAHVNTGFGGELFCNGAIHWLGACNNTSFYFNAEEEELRDLPMPSIPDDWECLRRVLYFGESPNHLHLIEIYPPPTSRFSVYEVESDYSGWFVKYNIDLDPLMVRTYRDPSDLNYYAFSIFYIVREANDEESYMVLHIPEKAVRYSLKDGSFKKICDLAANEAEKRPRMRIIRRSTKHSQNAETIANNYDLLIQILVRLPVKSLLRFKSVSKTWHSIISNPEFSCHLFPDISGLVMRNLGSPADKPEYGFIPLGNKSSADDGPF is encoded by the exons ATGTGCAAATTAAGTTATCAAGTCAACAAACCTGAATATGGCTTCATCCCTCTTGGAAACAAATCATCAACTGATGATGCTCCCTCTAAGTATCTGGATTTCATTAACCACCCATCAGGTTTGAAAGTTGTGCAATCATGCAATGGATTGCTATTATGTAGTAGCTCCCGTTATTACAACAATTTCAATTATGATTATTACATTTATAATCCTACAACCAAACAATTTGTTACTATTCCTTTACCAAGTAACCTGCAGAATGCTAGAATTGTATGTCGTTTGAGCTTAGCATTTGATCCAACCAAGTCACTTCACTATAGAGTTGTATGTGTTCGAAACCCCGACCCATGGCTCAACATTTCGGATGATCCGGAATCGGACTATGTGAGCCAACAAATCGAAATATACTCCTCCCAAACTCGTTCCTTGAGACTCTCCGGTAAATCTTTCCTTGCCCATGTCAACACTGGGTTTGGTGGTGAGCTGTTTTGCAATGGTGCCATTCATTGGCTTGGTGCATGTAACAATACTTCTTTCTATTTCAACGCCGAAGAAGAGGAACTTCGAGATTTGCCAATGCCATCAATTCCCGATGATTGGGAATGCCTTAGGCGGGTTCTGTATTTCGGGGAATCTCCAAACCATTTGCATCTTATCGAAATATATCCACCTCCAACAAGTCGATTCAGTGTGTATGAGGTTGAGAGTGATTACTCTGGGTGGTTTGTGAAGTATAACATTGACCTTGATCCACTAATGGTAAGGACTTATCGGGATCCTTCGGATTTGAACTATTACGCGTTTTCCATTTTTTATATTGTTAGGGAAGCAAATGATGAAGAATCATACATGGTATTGCATATACCTGAGAAGGCTGTTCGGTATAGTCTAAAAGATGGCAGCTTCAAGAAAATATGTGATTTGGCTGCAAATGAAGCTGA GAAGAGACCTCGGATGCGAATTATCCGAAGATCCACTAAACATTCTCAAAATGCTGAGACCATTGCCAATAACTATGATCTTCTCATACAGATTTTAGTTCGTTTACCTGTTAAATCTCTTCTCCGATTTAAATCTGTTTCGAAAACCTGGCACTCTATCATCTCCAATCCCGAATTCTCTTGCCATCTTTTTCCTGACATATCGGGCCTCGTCATGCGGAATTTGGGTTCTCCAGCCGACAAACCTGAATATGGCTTCATCCCTCTTGGAAACAAATCATCAGCTGATGATGGTCCCTTTTAA
- the LOC108476255 gene encoding F-box protein At5g07610-like, translated as MLNISDDPDSNFMSLQIEIYSSQTRSWRLSGKSFLAHVNTEFGGGVFCNGAIHWLGAWNNTSFYFNVQDEELRDLPMPPIPDDWEDLRQCRYFGESQNHLHLIEIYRPPTTRFTVYEIESDYSGWEADDEESYMVLHIPEKAIHYNLKDGSFKKICDLDADENGYKGSPVLISLTYFWAHHFIQTLSRV; from the exons ATGCTCAACATTTCGGATGATCCAGACTCGAACTTCATGAGCCTACAAATCGAAATATACTCGTCCCAAACTCGTTCCTGGAGACTCTCCGGTAAGTCTTTCCTTGCCCATGTCAACACTGAGTTTGGTGGTGGGGTGTTTTGCAATGGTGCCATTCATTGGCTTGGTGCATGGAACAATACTTCTTTCTATTTCAACGTCCAAGACGAAGAACTTCGAGATTTGCCAATGCCTCCAATTCCCGATGATTGGGAAGACCTTAGGCAGTGTCGGTATTTCGGTGAATCTCAAAACCATTTGCATCTTATCGAAATATACCGACCTCCAACAACTCGATTCACTGTGTACGAGATTGAGAGTGATTACTCTGGATG GGAAGCAGATGATGAAGAATCATACATGGTGCTGCATATACCCGAGAAGGCTATACACTACAATCTAAAGGATGGCAGCTTCAAGAAGATTTGTGATTTAGATGCAGATGAAAATGGTTATAAGGGCAGCCCTGTTTTGATTTCCTTGACATATTTTTGGGCTCATCATTTCATCCAAACTCTCTCTCGTGTATGA
- the LOC108470728 gene encoding uncharacterized protein LOC108470728 yields MLPRWSRALTHLSKLRSFNSIDLGKDFSLIHRQSYAAVAPAPAPADSFPPTKSLVNLDKMFWSKPCSLALAPDSPLRVEDPKYEGIRRIVLKMMLFYSKQSKSIRGANVIYRRVLSQVDKPAIYEVFNLEKTFRMTFSLLVLHMWLCLRRLKAEGKDGVELGQYVYEIYNHDVELRVSKAGVNLLLTKWMKELEKIFYGNIVAYDAALLPEATHEELTEVIWRNIFSDDGTSKPDAAALRTVQAMARYVRREVSCLSLTDKEAMFSGNFMFTPLESSSAHSVRR; encoded by the exons ATGCTACCTCGATGGAGCAGAGCTTTAACCCATCTCTCAAAGCTACGATCATTCAATTCCATTGACTTAGGCAAAGATTTCAGTTTGATTCATCGCCAAAGCTATGCAGCTGTGGCACCTGCACCTGCTCCTGCTGATTCCTTCCCACCTACCAAATCATTG gTAAATTTGGATAAAATGTTTTGGTCTAAGCCTTGTTCATTGGCTTTGGCCCCAGATTCTCCCCTTAGAGTGGAAGACCCAAAGTATGAAGGCATTAGGCGTATTGTTCTCAAGATGATGCTTTTCTATAGTAAACAAAGCAAGTCAATTCGAGGGGCTAATGTTATATATAGGCGTGTCCTTTCCCAAGTTGATAAACCTGCTATTTATGAAG TATTTAACTTGGAGAAGACATTCAGGATGACGTTTTCACTGCTTGTACTTCATATGTGGCTCTGCTTACGCCGGTTGAAAGCTGAAGGAAAAGATGGTGTTGAATTAGGACAATACGTCTATGAGATTTATAATCATGATGTTGAGCTCAGAGTATCTAAAGCTGGG GTTAACTTACTTTTGACGAAATGGATGAAAGAATTGGAGAAGATATTCTATGGAAATATTGTTGCTTATGATGCTGCCTTGCTTCCGGAGGCTACACACGAGGAGCTAACAGAGGTTATATGGAG GAATATCTTTTCTGATGATGGTACATCCAAGCCAGATGCTGCCGCGTTACGTACAGTCCAG GCGATGGCAAGGTATGTTCGTCGTGAAGTCAGTTGCCTCTCGTTAACTG ATAAAGAAGCCATGTTTTCTGGGAATTTCATGTTCACCCCATTGGAGAGTAGCTCAGCTCATTCAGTCAGAAGGTAG